One window from the genome of Glycine soja cultivar W05 chromosome 12, ASM419377v2, whole genome shotgun sequence encodes:
- the LOC114379455 gene encoding uncharacterized protein LOC114379455, protein MLYQIRHPTATIPTSLKPNKSSYVSSDSCPVILLSNIEGLKQGGREMSNERARSPRVEFDLRLSPPRTANSSLVNPSSESLCLYSSDPDSRVSSEANKEIRSMLLVGCLRCLMYVLFSKDDPNPKCPRCKSTVLLDFLNDNKQNTNKTT, encoded by the exons ATGTTATACCAAATACGTCATCCAACTGCAACCATTCCAACAAGTCTCAAACCCAATAAATCTAGCTATGTTTCTTCTGACTCTTGTCCTGTGATTCTTTTAAGTAATATAGAAG GATTGAAACAAGGAGGGAGAGAGATGAGTAATGAAAGAGCAAGGAGTCCTAGGGTGGAATTTGATCTGAGGTTGTCTCCCCCACGAACTGCAAACTCATCATTAGTCAACCCTTCATCGGAATCATTATGTTTGTATTCATCGGATCCTGACTCACGCGTGTCTTCTGAGGCTAATAAAGAGATTAGGTCCATGCTTCTCGTAGGTTGTCTTCGATGCCTCATGTACGTTTTGTTTTCAAAGGATGATCCCAACCCCAAATGCCCCAGGTGCAAGAGTACTGTTTTGCTTGATTTCCTCAATGACAACAAGcaaaacaccaacaaaacaaCCTGA